A single region of the Sphaeramia orbicularis chromosome 6, fSphaOr1.1, whole genome shotgun sequence genome encodes:
- the bcl2l13 gene encoding bcl-2-like protein 13, protein MATSDSTFISTSVSDSFHYETKYIVLNYLGLHSRRSQAPTAAEGGGWNERERTRAIKEQIEEELRQLEDEITASYSRTGFDRHTSLVFSPTNPESSVEDCLASIGDRVATELDTHLATAVDTLLMGPLDYQKFRDTTLDLSVHSQGGWNKVLLPLVLLQALQNEGQPVSTLLHLGVCYLEDTEAEYIVQQGGWGEVFGLESEEARGVTIAEDSNDIYILSGEQHPDHLSPPSSLLCVEGNSSGQSSWQTESLPVSLAGHESWAQVGAMDPEDVKSLDSNEGVALTEERSENNSSNSDIVHVEREEAELLEEGAEVGAIEESMMSVLGTESDLAELREEFKDQTPDVPVSSEAESAAPASLISLEEPVVIETPASLSAEPSFISLEPELPPPVPEAAALPVQEPEPTAPLPVPAVEPDPEPEPAAAPVPVEVALPSLAEVAPPSPVKEAPVASSTEPEEPEAISEPPSELVLESAIVPPEPEDPQPQPDTVAEPEVVLDEPLVPEAVVAPVEAPPEEPPVEPEPASELPVLLYGGAALVALTAVMAYGVIAYRRK, encoded by the exons ATGGCTACCTCTGACTCCACCTTCATCAGCACCAGTGTGTCTGACAGTTTTCATTATGAAACCAAATACATTGTTCTCAACTACTTGGGTCTCCATTCTAGAAGATCACAGGCACCAACTGCAGCTGAGG gAGGTGGCTGGAATGAGAGAGAGAGGACCAGAGCGATAAAAGAGCAGATAGAGGAAGAGCTGAGGCAACTGGAAGATGAAATCACTGCCT CCTATTCCAGAACAGGCTTTGACCGCCACACATCACTTGTCTTTAGTCCGACCAACCCAGAGAGCTCCGTTGAAGACTGCCTCGCTTCAATAGGTGATCGAGTAGCTACTGAGCTCGACACACATTTGGCAACCGCTGTGGACACACTCCTCATGGG GCCCTTGGATTACCAGAAATTCAGAGACACAACACTGGATCTATCAGTACACTCACAGGGAGGCTGGAATAAG GTGCTACTGCCTTTGGTGCTTCTCCAAGCTTTACAAAATGAGGGCCAACCTGTGTCAACTTTGTTGCATCTCGGCGTGTGCTATCTCGAGGACACTGAAGCTGAGTACATTGTCCAGCAAGGGGGATGG GGTGAAGTATTTGGCCTTGAGTCAGAGGAGGCCCGAGGTGTGACCATAGCTGAAGACAGCAACGACATTTACATCCTCTCAGGCGAGCAGCATCCGGATCATCTGAGCCCTCCCTCCTCGCTGCTCTGTGTTGAAGGCaatagcagtgggcagagttcttgGCAGACAGAAAGTTTACCCGTGTCTCTGGCAGGCCACGAGTCTTGGGCGCAGGTTGGAGCGATGGACCCTGAAGATGTCAAGAGCCTGGACAGCAACGAGGGAGTAGCTCTCACTGAGGAGCGCAGTGAAAACAATTCCTCAAACTCGGATATTGTCCATGTGGAGCGCGAGGAGGCCGAGCTGCTCGAGGAAGGCGCTGAAGTCGGAGCGATAGAGGAAAGCATGATGAGTGTTTTAGGCACCGAGAGTGATCTAGCTGAGCTCAGGGAAGAATTTAAGGACCAGACTCCAGATGTTCCAGTGTCATCTGAGGCTGAATCCGCAGCCCCAGCATCCCTCATTTCATTGGAGGAACCGGTTGTTATAGAGACACCTGCGAGCTTGTCAGCAGAGCCTTCCTTCATCTCCTTAGAACCAGAGCTGCCTCCCCCAGTTCCTGAAGCTGCTGCACTCCCGGTCCAAGAGCCAGAACCTACAGCACCTTTACCTGTTCCTGCAGTAGAACCAGACCCTGAGCCAGAACCAGCTGCTGCCCCAGTGCCTGTTGAGGTGGCCCTCCCATCTCTAGCTGAGGTGGCACCCCCATCTCCAGTCAAGGAGGCCCCTGTTGCTAGTTCCACAGAACCAGAGGAGCCTGAAGCCATCTCAGAGCCACCTTCTGAACTAGTGCTAGAGTCTGCCATAGTGCCTCCTGAGCCAGAGGACCCCCAGCCTCAACCAGATACTGTGGCAGAGCCTGAGGTGGTGCTGGATGAACCCCTGGTCCCAGAGGCTGTGGTGGCTCCTGTAGAGGCACCACCTGAGGAGCCCCCAGTGGAGCCAGAGCCTGCATCAGAGCTCCCAGTGTTGCTTTATGGAGGCGCTGCACTAGTGGCCCTCACTGCTGTAATGGCATATGGTGTCATTGCATACAGACGGAAGTAG
- the wee2 gene encoding wee1-like protein kinase 2 isoform X1, with protein sequence MAMFEVISQKLDFSSCEEEGNSSDNSSDDLSYRILSWSPVYGTPRVKCHRSRINTLSSPLQCTSPIPYASWRKLRLCHTPSTPKSLLSKSSQPCSGTKISCPQRTLRFGSAPANFIQAPYVNVNPFTPDTVHRTNQQQCKNNCRNDDDDDDYGRRIKHSLTSSEEDDEAFLPPKRRAVEAFMLSRYESEFLELERIGVGEFGAVYKCVKRLDGCLYAIKHSRRPLVGSANEQLALKEVYAHAVLGHHSHVVRYYSAWAEDDHMIIQNEYCDGGSLSDAIVKKEVQGELFSEAELKDLLLQVSMGLKYIHSSNLVHLDIKPSNIFICYRPSKTTAGEGESDEEDEAGVIYKIGDLGHVTSTNSPQVEEGDSRFLAIEVLHEDYSHLPKADIFALGLTVLLAAGAPPLPQNGDEWHNLRKGQPPKLPQELSSEFMALLQSTLDPDPTKRPSARELCKHTVLREESSTKLAAQLRKALNVEKFRTAMLKKELQEARQAALSPKQIIDPGLEPIARRESLPGSGRRLVGRRAARSMSFGCSGYGV encoded by the exons ATGGCGATGTTCGAAGTGATCAGCCAGAAGCTGGACTTCTCTAGCTGTGAAGAGGAAGGAAACAGCAGTGACAACAGTTCAGATGACTTGTCCTACAGGATCCTGAGCTGGAGCCCTGTTTATGGGACCCCCAGGGTGAAATGCCACAGAAGCCGGATCAACACCCTGTCCTCCCCTTTACAGTGCACCAGCCCCATACCTTATGCTTCCTGGAGGAAACTGAGGCTGTGCCACACTCCGAGCACACCCAAG AGTCTGCTGTCCAAGTCATCTCAGCCTTGCTCCGGTACTAAGATAAGTTGTCCTCAGAGGACCCTCCGTTTTGGCTCAGCACCTGCAAACTTCATCCAGGCGCCATATGTCAATGTGAATCCTTTTACCCCTGATACAGTACATAGGACCAACCAGCAGCAGTGTAAGAATAATTGcagaaatgatgatgatgatgacgactatGGGCGCAG AATCAAACACAGTCTAACGTCATCTGAGGAGGATGATGAAGCGTTTCTCCCACCAAAG AGACGAGCTGTTGAAGCTTTCATGCTGTCACGGTATGAGAGTGAGTTCCTGGAGCTGGAGCGCATTGGCGTGGGCGAGTTTGGGGCAGTTTATAAGTGCGTGAAGAGGCTGGACGGTTGCCTGTATGCCATAAAACATTCTCGTCGACCCCTCGTGGGCTCTGCCAATGA GCAGCTGGCCCTGAAGGAAGTGTATGCACATGCTGTTCTTGGACACCATTCACATGTTGTCCGATATTATTCAGCCTGGGCAGAGGATGATCACATGATTATTCAGAATGAATACTGTGATG GTGGAAGTTTGAGTGATGCCATTGTGAAGAAAGAGGTGCAGGGTGAGCTGTTCTCAGAAGCAGAATTGAAAGACCTGCTCTTACAAGTGTCCATGGGTCTAAAATACATCCACAGCTCAAACCTCGTACACCTGGACATCAAACCAA GCAACATATTTATTTGCTACCGTCCAAGCAAAACTACAGCAGGTGAAGGGGAGAGTGATGAGGAAGATGAAGCTGGAGTTATTTACaaaattg gggatcTGGGCCACGTTACGTCAACTAACAGTCCTCAGGTTGAGGAGGGGGACAGCCGTTTTCTGGCCATTGAGGTTCTGCATGAG GATTATAGTCACCTCCCCAAGGCTGACATCTTTGCTCTGGGTCTTACGGTTCTGCTGGCAGCCGGCGCCCCTCCACTTCCTCAAAACGGAGACGAATGGCATAACCTTCGAAAAGGGCAACCACCCAAACTTCCACAGGAGCTTTCATCTGAGTTCATGGCGTTACTTCAG tcaaCACTGGATCCAGACCCAACAAAGCGGCCGTCTGCAAGGGAGCTCTGCAAACACACTGTCTTAAGGGAAGAGAGTTCTACAAAGCTCGCTGCTCAGCTACGCAAAGCGCTCAACGTAGAGAAGTTCAGGACAGCCATGCTCAAAAA AGAGCTTCAGGAGGCTCGTCAGGCAGCGCTGTCACCCAAACAGATTATTGATCCTGGATTGGAACCCATTGCTAGGAGGGAGTCCCTACCTGGATCAGGCAGGAGGCTTGTTGGTAGAAGGGCGGCACGATCCATGAGCTTTGGTTGCTCGGGTTATGGAGTCTGA
- the dennd11 gene encoding DENN domain-containing protein 11 yields the protein MVEQSDRAPLLDWEEIPPPDPNQAAPPPQPPPAPEKDTPAEKSSQPPKRPPASTAAGTGWSSPAEDTATPATLSPTDNKAVTAVVPSGDGSPGRPRTTDPSGHRRDHPDRNVLFPVLSVRDQWEEKDQIVAVFVVTFDTRSGNMVEWCLPHDINLDGVEFKSMASGSHRITNDFIYFRKGCYFGLACFANMPVESELERGARMKSVGILSPSYTLLYRYMHFLENQVRHQLQCPGQYSPLEAFYEDKKAVLPPTGNGLVTACPTWSVTNINRCMHPEMKITHPAGCMSQFIQFFGEHIMVLWKFALLRKRLLIFSPPPVGVVCYRVYCLCCLANVSLPGIGVSVPELRPFFYINIADITALETELSYVACTTEKIFEEKKELYDVYIDNQNVKTHRSYLQPLLRVNAADKEKYRKLTEQRQMLMYSQEVDGDCTSNEEDLFILFFMELNNRIFQTLSEVAGSADPTLTTEHVRAMGLDPQGDRSFLADLLEVYGIDITLVIDNLCCP from the exons ATGGTGGAGCAGTCGGACCGAGCCCCGCTGCTGGACTGGGAGGAGATCCCACCTCCAGATCCCAACCAGGCGGCTCCACCACCACAGCCGCCGCCCGCACCGGAGAAAGACACACCGGCGGAGAAAAGTTCGCAACCGCCGAAGCGTCCACCTGCCAGCACTGCGGCGGGCACAGGGTGGAGCAGCCCCGCCGAAGACACCGCCACCCCCGCCACCCTCAGCCCGACCGACAACAAGGCTGTAACAGCTGTTGTTCCCAGCGGGGACGGAAGCCCGGGCCGTCCGAGAACCACCGATCCGTCCGGGCACAGGAGGGATCACCCGGACCGGAATGTTCTTTTCCCCGTCCTGTCTGTCAGAGATCAATGGGAGGAAAAGGATCAGATCGTGGCTGTGTTCGTGGTTACCTTTGATACCAGATCAG GGAACATGGTAGAGTGGTGTTTGCCTCACGACATCAACCTCGACGGAGTTGAATTCAAGTCTATGGCCAGCGGCTCCCACCGGATCACCAATGACTTTAT ATATTTCCGTAAAGGCTGTTACTTCGGGCTGGCCTGTTTTGCTAACATGCCTGTGGAGAGTGAGCTGGAGAGAGGAGCGAGGATGAAGTCAGTGGGAATCCTGTCTCCGTCCTACACCCTTCTTTACCGATACATGCACTTCCTGGAGAACCAAGTCAG ACATCAGCTGCAGTGTCCAGGCCAGTATTCTCCACTAGAGGCCTTCTACGAGGATAAGAAGGCCGTCCTTCCTCCCACAGGAAACGGCCTGGTCACTGCTTGCCCGACTTGGAGTGTAACTAACATCAACCGCTGCATGCATCCAGAAATGAAG ATCACCCACCCCGCTGGCTGCATGTCCCAGTTCATCCAGTTTTTTGGCGAGCACATAATGGTGCTGTGGAAGTTTGCTCTGCTGAGGAAACGTCTCCTCATCTTCTCCCCTCCACCTGTAGGCGTGGTCTGCTACAGAG TGTACTGCCTTTGCTGCTTGGCCAATGTCTCTCTACCTGGAATCGGTGTCTCTGTTCCTGAATTACGGCCTTTCTTCTACATCAACATTGCTGACATCACTGCCCTGGAAACAGAGCTGTCCTATGTAGCCT GCACCACAGAAAagatttttgaggaaaaaaaggagCTGTATGACGTCTACATTGATAACCAGAATGTGAAAACGCACAGAAGTTATTTGCAGCCGCTGCTAAGAGTGAACGCAGCAGACAAAGAAAAGTACAGGAAACTGACTGAGCAGag GCAAATGCTGATGTATTCACAGGAGGTAGATGGAGACTGCACGTCCAATGAAGAGGATCTGTTCATTCT GTTCTTCATGGAGCTGAATAACCGCATCTTCCAGACCTTGTCGGAGGTGGCAGGCAGTGCTGATCCCACCCTCACCACTGAGCACGTGAGGGCCATGGGGCTGGATCCCCAGGGTGACCGCTCCTTCCTGGCCGACCTGCTGGAGGTGTATGGTATTGACATCACACTGGTCATAGATAACCTCTGCTGCCCCTGA
- the wee2 gene encoding wee1-like protein kinase 2 isoform X3 translates to MAMFEVISQKLDFSSCEEEGNSSDNSSDDLSYRILSWSPVYGTPRVKCHRSRINTLSSPLQCTSPIPYASWRKLRLCHTPSTPKSLLSKSSQPCSVHRTNQQQCKNNCRNDDDDDDYGRRIKHSLTSSEEDDEAFLPPKRRAVEAFMLSRYESEFLELERIGVGEFGAVYKCVKRLDGCLYAIKHSRRPLVGSANEQLALKEVYAHAVLGHHSHVVRYYSAWAEDDHMIIQNEYCDGGSLSDAIVKKEVQGELFSEAELKDLLLQVSMGLKYIHSSNLVHLDIKPSNIFICYRPSKTTAGEGESDEEDEAGVIYKIGDLGHVTSTNSPQVEEGDSRFLAIEVLHEDYSHLPKADIFALGLTVLLAAGAPPLPQNGDEWHNLRKGQPPKLPQELSSEFMALLQSTLDPDPTKRPSARELCKHTVLREESSTKLAAQLRKALNVEKFRTAMLKKELQEARQAALSPKQIIDPGLEPIARRESLPGSGRRLVGRRAARSMSFGCSGYGV, encoded by the exons ATGGCGATGTTCGAAGTGATCAGCCAGAAGCTGGACTTCTCTAGCTGTGAAGAGGAAGGAAACAGCAGTGACAACAGTTCAGATGACTTGTCCTACAGGATCCTGAGCTGGAGCCCTGTTTATGGGACCCCCAGGGTGAAATGCCACAGAAGCCGGATCAACACCCTGTCCTCCCCTTTACAGTGCACCAGCCCCATACCTTATGCTTCCTGGAGGAAACTGAGGCTGTGCCACACTCCGAGCACACCCAAG AGTCTGCTGTCCAAGTCATCTCAGCCTTGCTCCG TACATAGGACCAACCAGCAGCAGTGTAAGAATAATTGcagaaatgatgatgatgatgacgactatGGGCGCAG AATCAAACACAGTCTAACGTCATCTGAGGAGGATGATGAAGCGTTTCTCCCACCAAAG AGACGAGCTGTTGAAGCTTTCATGCTGTCACGGTATGAGAGTGAGTTCCTGGAGCTGGAGCGCATTGGCGTGGGCGAGTTTGGGGCAGTTTATAAGTGCGTGAAGAGGCTGGACGGTTGCCTGTATGCCATAAAACATTCTCGTCGACCCCTCGTGGGCTCTGCCAATGA GCAGCTGGCCCTGAAGGAAGTGTATGCACATGCTGTTCTTGGACACCATTCACATGTTGTCCGATATTATTCAGCCTGGGCAGAGGATGATCACATGATTATTCAGAATGAATACTGTGATG GTGGAAGTTTGAGTGATGCCATTGTGAAGAAAGAGGTGCAGGGTGAGCTGTTCTCAGAAGCAGAATTGAAAGACCTGCTCTTACAAGTGTCCATGGGTCTAAAATACATCCACAGCTCAAACCTCGTACACCTGGACATCAAACCAA GCAACATATTTATTTGCTACCGTCCAAGCAAAACTACAGCAGGTGAAGGGGAGAGTGATGAGGAAGATGAAGCTGGAGTTATTTACaaaattg gggatcTGGGCCACGTTACGTCAACTAACAGTCCTCAGGTTGAGGAGGGGGACAGCCGTTTTCTGGCCATTGAGGTTCTGCATGAG GATTATAGTCACCTCCCCAAGGCTGACATCTTTGCTCTGGGTCTTACGGTTCTGCTGGCAGCCGGCGCCCCTCCACTTCCTCAAAACGGAGACGAATGGCATAACCTTCGAAAAGGGCAACCACCCAAACTTCCACAGGAGCTTTCATCTGAGTTCATGGCGTTACTTCAG tcaaCACTGGATCCAGACCCAACAAAGCGGCCGTCTGCAAGGGAGCTCTGCAAACACACTGTCTTAAGGGAAGAGAGTTCTACAAAGCTCGCTGCTCAGCTACGCAAAGCGCTCAACGTAGAGAAGTTCAGGACAGCCATGCTCAAAAA AGAGCTTCAGGAGGCTCGTCAGGCAGCGCTGTCACCCAAACAGATTATTGATCCTGGATTGGAACCCATTGCTAGGAGGGAGTCCCTACCTGGATCAGGCAGGAGGCTTGTTGGTAGAAGGGCGGCACGATCCATGAGCTTTGGTTGCTCGGGTTATGGAGTCTGA
- the wee2 gene encoding wee1-like protein kinase 2 isoform X2, protein MAMFEVISQKLDFSSCEEEGNSSDNSSDDLSYRILSWSPVYGTPRVKCHRSRINTLSSPLQCTSPIPYASWRKLRLCHTPSTPKSLLSKSSQPCSGTKISCPQRTLRFGSAPANFIQAPYVNVNPFTPDTVHRTNQQQCKNNCRNDDDDDDYGRRIKHSLTSSEEDDEAFLPPKRRAVEAFMLSRYESEFLELERIGVGEFGAVYKCVKRLDGCLYAIKHSRRPLVGSANEQLALKEVYAHAVLGHHSHVVRYYSAWAEDDHMIIQNEYCDGGSLSDAIVKKEVQGELFSEAELKDLLLQVSMGLKYIHSSNLVHLDIKPRDLGHVTSTNSPQVEEGDSRFLAIEVLHEDYSHLPKADIFALGLTVLLAAGAPPLPQNGDEWHNLRKGQPPKLPQELSSEFMALLQSTLDPDPTKRPSARELCKHTVLREESSTKLAAQLRKALNVEKFRTAMLKKELQEARQAALSPKQIIDPGLEPIARRESLPGSGRRLVGRRAARSMSFGCSGYGV, encoded by the exons ATGGCGATGTTCGAAGTGATCAGCCAGAAGCTGGACTTCTCTAGCTGTGAAGAGGAAGGAAACAGCAGTGACAACAGTTCAGATGACTTGTCCTACAGGATCCTGAGCTGGAGCCCTGTTTATGGGACCCCCAGGGTGAAATGCCACAGAAGCCGGATCAACACCCTGTCCTCCCCTTTACAGTGCACCAGCCCCATACCTTATGCTTCCTGGAGGAAACTGAGGCTGTGCCACACTCCGAGCACACCCAAG AGTCTGCTGTCCAAGTCATCTCAGCCTTGCTCCGGTACTAAGATAAGTTGTCCTCAGAGGACCCTCCGTTTTGGCTCAGCACCTGCAAACTTCATCCAGGCGCCATATGTCAATGTGAATCCTTTTACCCCTGATACAGTACATAGGACCAACCAGCAGCAGTGTAAGAATAATTGcagaaatgatgatgatgatgacgactatGGGCGCAG AATCAAACACAGTCTAACGTCATCTGAGGAGGATGATGAAGCGTTTCTCCCACCAAAG AGACGAGCTGTTGAAGCTTTCATGCTGTCACGGTATGAGAGTGAGTTCCTGGAGCTGGAGCGCATTGGCGTGGGCGAGTTTGGGGCAGTTTATAAGTGCGTGAAGAGGCTGGACGGTTGCCTGTATGCCATAAAACATTCTCGTCGACCCCTCGTGGGCTCTGCCAATGA GCAGCTGGCCCTGAAGGAAGTGTATGCACATGCTGTTCTTGGACACCATTCACATGTTGTCCGATATTATTCAGCCTGGGCAGAGGATGATCACATGATTATTCAGAATGAATACTGTGATG GTGGAAGTTTGAGTGATGCCATTGTGAAGAAAGAGGTGCAGGGTGAGCTGTTCTCAGAAGCAGAATTGAAAGACCTGCTCTTACAAGTGTCCATGGGTCTAAAATACATCCACAGCTCAAACCTCGTACACCTGGACATCAAACCAA gggatcTGGGCCACGTTACGTCAACTAACAGTCCTCAGGTTGAGGAGGGGGACAGCCGTTTTCTGGCCATTGAGGTTCTGCATGAG GATTATAGTCACCTCCCCAAGGCTGACATCTTTGCTCTGGGTCTTACGGTTCTGCTGGCAGCCGGCGCCCCTCCACTTCCTCAAAACGGAGACGAATGGCATAACCTTCGAAAAGGGCAACCACCCAAACTTCCACAGGAGCTTTCATCTGAGTTCATGGCGTTACTTCAG tcaaCACTGGATCCAGACCCAACAAAGCGGCCGTCTGCAAGGGAGCTCTGCAAACACACTGTCTTAAGGGAAGAGAGTTCTACAAAGCTCGCTGCTCAGCTACGCAAAGCGCTCAACGTAGAGAAGTTCAGGACAGCCATGCTCAAAAA AGAGCTTCAGGAGGCTCGTCAGGCAGCGCTGTCACCCAAACAGATTATTGATCCTGGATTGGAACCCATTGCTAGGAGGGAGTCCCTACCTGGATCAGGCAGGAGGCTTGTTGGTAGAAGGGCGGCACGATCCATGAGCTTTGGTTGCTCGGGTTATGGAGTCTGA